The Thermotoga sp. KOL6 genome contains the following window.
ATGGGGGCACGTAGATTGATGGTTGTCTCTTCGGGTTTTCCAGGAGGAATTGTCAAGACGCAAAAATACAAAAGAGAAGTTCGATCTGAAACGCCCATTTTTTCGAGGTCTTCCACTGAAACAATTGGATCGTAATCTGGTCTTACGAGTTTCGGATCTACGACAGGAAGACCCACACGGGGATCTTCCAGCGACAAAAGCCATCCTATGGGAAAGGTCTCTTGAGGAAAAATCAAAGAGAACTTTTTGAGATTTTCAAAGCCTGGAATTCCTTCTTCGAAAATATAGATTTGATCATCGGGAATTTCCACGTCGCCAATTTTTGTTTTATAAATCACCTTATCACCTCACAAAATCCACCAAAGTAGCCTGAAGTACTCGACTCGCTGACTTAAGTGCTGCTTCCAAAACGGATTGCTGCATCGCAAGATCTGTTACAAGTTCCGTTATATCAGCGTCTCTTTCTTTCGAAAGGTACTCGGTGAAAAAGAAATCTAAGTCTTCTATTCGCGAATTCATCATCTCAAGAAATCTACTCACTCCGCCGATCTTTCCTATCACTTTTGTGATTTTTTCTTCGAAAGATGACAGATCTTTCAATGCGACATTAGAAATATGAAGCGAAATTTGATCATCGTCGATGTTAGATCGCAAAATATTGGAAACCTCTTC
Protein-coding sequences here:
- the fliW gene encoding flagellar assembly protein FliW, with the translated sequence MIYKTKIGDVEIPDDQIYIFEEGIPGFENLKKFSLIFPQETFPIGWLLSLEDPRVGLPVVDPKLVRPDYDPIVSVEDLEKMGVSDRTSLLYFCVLTIPPGKPEETTINLRAPIVINQKAKKGMQVILGNEDYELRHNLSEEMKRAKSVV